The proteins below are encoded in one region of Triticum aestivum cultivar Chinese Spring chromosome 1B, IWGSC CS RefSeq v2.1, whole genome shotgun sequence:
- the LOC123142367 gene encoding protein phosphatase 2C 50 has translation MAAAAAICGEDEPAPRDPESAAAAGGGVERLDLGDGRAALVAGGKRSVYLMDCEPVWGCVATPGRGGEMEDACAAVPRFADVPVRLLARRRDLEGLGLDADALRLPSHLFAVFDGHGGSEVSNYCRERLHVVLSKELRKPPSDLGEMSDVDMKEHWDDLFTRCFQTVDDEVSGLASRLVDGEPRSDPIAAENVGSTAVAVVVCSSHVVVANCGDSRIVLSRGKEPVALSIDQKPDRKDERARIEAAGGKVIQWNGHRVSGILAMSRSIGDRYLKPYIISKPEVTVVPRAKDDDCLILASDGLWDVVSNEEACKVARRQIQQWHKNNSVTTSSSDGGDGSTDPAAQAAADYLTRLALKKGSQDNITVIVVDLKPRRKPKNNS, from the exons atggcggcggcggcggcgatctgcgGGGAGGACGAGCCGGCGCCGCGCGATCCggagagcgcggcggcggcgggcggcggggtcgagcgGCTGGATCTCGGGGACGGCCGGGCGGCGCTCGTGGCGGGGGGCAAGAGGAGCGTCTACCTCATGGACTGCGAGCCGGTGTGGGGCTGCGTCGCCACGCCGGGGCGCGGCGGGGAGATGGAGGACGCCTGCGCCGCCGTGCCCCGCttcgccgacgtgcccgtgcgccTGCTCGCCCGGCGCCGCGACCTCGAAGGGCTCGGGCTCGACGCCGACGCGCTCCGCCTGCCCTCCCACCTCTTCGCCGTCTTCGACGGCCACGGCGGCTCCGAG GTGTCCAACTACTGCCGGGAGAGGCTCCACGTCGTGCTGAGCAAGGAGCTGAGGAAGCCCCCCAGCGATCTGGGGGAGATGAGCGATGTGGACATGAAGGAGCACTGGGACGACCTCTTCACCAGGTGTTTCCAGACAGTGGACGACGAGGTGTCAGGGCTTGCAAGCAGGCTCGTCGACGGAGAGCCCCGGTCAGACCCGATCGCCGCGGAGAACGTAGGCTCCACGGCGGTTGCAGTGGTAGTGTGCTCCTCTCATGTAGTGGTCGCCAATTGCGGCGATTCTCGCATCGTGCTCTCGCGCGGGAAGGAGCCTGTTGCTCTCTCAATTGATCAGAAG CCTGACAGGAAGGATGAGCGCGCCAGGATTGAGGCTGCGGGAGGCAAGGTCATCCAATGGAATGGACACCGAGTGTCCGGCATACTTGCTATGTCACGATCCATTG GTGACCGATACTTGAAGCCATACATCATCTCAAAACCAGAAGTTACGGTTGTTCCTCGGGCTAAAGATGACGACTGCCTCATTCTGGCCAGCGACGGGCTCTGGGACGTCGTGTCGAACGAAGAGGCGTGCAAGGTCGCACGCCGGCAAATCCAACAGTGGCACAAGAACAACAGCGTCACAACATCGTCGTCAGATGGAGGTGATGGATCCACCGACCCTGCCGCGCAGGCAGCTGCAGACTATCTGACGAGGCTTGCATTGAAGAAAGGAAGCCAGGACAATATCACTGTAATCGTGGTCGACTTGAAACCCCGGAGGAAACCCAAGAATAATTCCTAA